Below is a genomic region from Leptospira barantonii.
GATAGCCAGTCCGATCCAAATTCCTAAGTTTTTTCGAAACATCTGATTTCTCCACATTCAATATCTGTAAAATGATTCCTAAATTCCTTAACTCGTCTTGGCGGCAAACTCCCGATTCTTATTTTGTTCCTGGTCTCGAATCGAGTTATACAAACCCGGAACGTCGAGTATAAATGCGATTTCTCCGCTTCCCAAGATCGAAGTTCCGCTGAAACATTTGATGTTTTTGAAAACTTCGGCCATGGGGCGGATCACGGATTGAACCTCTCCTTGGAGATCGTTCACCACAATTCCGAAGGATTTGTCCTCATATTCCAATATGAGAATATTCTCTTTTTCAAATACGGATCTTTCCAAAACTAGAAATTCGGAAAGATGAAGGACCGGCAAAAGTTCTCCGCGCAGATTCATGGTTCCCGACGAGGAACCGTTCAATACGACCTTGGATTCCACGGTTTCCCGCACCATCTGCATCGGCACGATAAAGTAAAGACCGGAAGCTTTCACTAAGAAGCCGTCTATGATTGCAAGAGTAAGAGGCAAACGAATCTGAAAGGAACTTCCTTGATCCTTTATGGTTTGAATCTGAACGGTTCCGCGTAAGGATTCTATGTTTCGAAGAACCACGTCCATACCCACGCCACGACCGGAAAGATTGGTGACTTGTTCCGCCGTTGAAAATCCGGGCTGAAAGATCAGTGAATAAATTTCCGATTCCGATAAATTCTGATCTCTCGTGATCAATCCTTTTGAAATCGCCTTGTCGACGATCTTCTCAGCATCCAAACCTTTCCCGTCGTCCTGAATCACGATCAATATACTTCCCGTGCCGTGACTTGCTTGGATTTGAAGTTTACCCGTTGCGGGTTTTCCTTTTCGAATTCTTTCTTCGGAGGTTTCAATTCCGTGGTCGAGTGCGTTTCGTAGTATGTGAACGATCGGGTCTGCGATTTTTTCGATCACGGATCGATCGAGTTCGGTTTCTCCGCCGATGATCTCAAGTTCCACTTGTTTGTTGAGTTCTTTGGAAAGATCGCGCACGACTCGTTTGTATTTTTCAAAAAGATCCGCGATCGGGACCATACGAAGACTGAGAGCAAACTCCCGAATTTCGCTGACGAGACGATACAAGGATTCCGAACTTTCGATCAACTGTGTGTCTTCGGTATCTCCAATCCTTCTACTTAGATTCGCTTCTTGGGTGATCAGCTCGCCGACAAGAGCGATTAACGTGTCGATCTTGGACGAATCCACTCTCAACGTTTTGGTCTGCATCTTGAGCGCTTCGGATTCTTTTCCATTCTCCGTAAGGGAAGAGGAGCCGGAAGAAGACGGATTTGATTCGATTGATGAACTTGAACTTTCCCTCGAATCCGGGACATCGGATTTGTTTCTTAGTTTCAGAAGTTCTTCTTCGGTTAACGCTTTTTGAATTTCAAGGGCGTTTAAATACACTTCTTTGCCTAATGGAAAATCATCGCAGTTCTCCGCAAATAAACGTAAAGAGCTTTGAGGAGGAAGAATTTTAAGATAACTTCCTTCTTTTAAAAACTGAAACGTAGAATGAATTTCATTTCCATCCGAGGAGGATTCGTAAGAAATTTCAAACCCGAGATACGAAAGCTCCGGATTAAAACTTTCCCAATCGGGAATCGAATCCGGATACACGAAAAGATGTCTGATCTTTCCGGATTGAGACAGATATTTGATGAATGTATAGGGATCCATTCCTGACTCGTAGAGATGCGGGTTCGGAATGAGAGTGATCTGCCAATACGAAGACGTGGAAGTAAGATCGAACTCCGACGATGTCGCATTATTTTTTGATTCTCCATTCTTCCCGGAATGAGAGGTCGCTTGTGTTTCTTGGGCGGAGGTTTCGGAAAGAAGTTTTTTGACGAGTTGAATGAGCTCGGCTTGTCTATGCGAGGTCTTGGAATCCAACACAAGAGTATCGCCAACGATTCCCACAAGATGACGGATATGATCACACGCTAAAAATAAAAATTCGATTCCTTCTTTGGTAAGATTTTGTTTCCCCGATCGAATTCGATCCAAAAGGGTTTCCACGTCGTGCGTAAACGTTTCGATGGGTTCGTAGCCGAACATCCCCGAAGTTCCTTTGATCGTATGAATCGTTCTAAATACCGAATGAATTCCTTCGGTATTTTTAGAATCCTTTTCCAAAATCAAAAGATTGGATTCCATAGAGGAAAGCAATTCTTCGGATTCGGATATAAACGTGTCCCTGACCTCGGAAAGATCCATCTTTAATCCTTATTCATACCGTATTGAAACGAAAATTCTCCGCGTTCTTCCTTGGAAACTTTGATCTTATCTCTCAAGAACCCGGTAAGCCCGAAGAGATCGATCAATCGAAGTACACTATGACTGTGATTTACGAAACGCACGCTCGCATCCTTTCGTTTGGCTTCCTTTTTAAGAGCCAGTAAAATCTGAAGACAGGAAGTATCCATCTTCGCGATCTTCCAAAGATCGATTTCTAAAAAAACGGGAGAATCTTTCATCACTCCGTCGAGCTTCTCCTTAAATTCGGAGGCTTCGTAGATCGTTAGCTCGCCCTCTACGGTTACTTTCAAACCGGAGGACTGAGAATCCTTCGTTTTGTATATTTCAGGATTTGTATATAATGAAAATGACATATACTTTTCTCAAGGAAGTAGCTTATGGATCGTCTGCACCAGCTCTTCGGGGGAGAACGGTTTCGTAAGCCACGCCCTCGCGCCCGCGGCCATTCCCTCCGTTTTTACCTCTTCTTGCGATTCGGTCGTAAGCATTATGATCGGAGTGAACTTATTCTTAGGATCTTTTTTGATTTCCTTTACGAAAGTGATCCCATCCATATTCGGCATGTTCATGTCGCTGACGATTAAATCCACCTTGTCGCCTTGCAATTTGTCCAAACCGTCCTGACCGTCTACGGCTTCGAGTATGTCGAAATTCGAATTGCTCAGATGCAGGTTCAGAATTTTCCTAAAAACGGCCGAGTCGTCCACGATGAGAATTCGTTTCATTCTTTCCTTTCTCCTTTATCAAACCAGAGGGATAAAAATTTCCGCGAGAACACAAAGACTTACGTCTTCGGAAGTATGATCGTTCGCGTTGTGTATAAAAAAGAGACCGTGGTGTTTGCGGACGATATGATCCACCGCGGTAAGTCCCAGGCCGAGACCGAATTTCTCCAGATGGCTTACGTTTTCAACGGGCGGATAAATTCGAAAAAAGGGTTGGATCACGAGTTGTTCGAACTTTTCGGGAATTCCTCCGTAGGGTTTTACGTCCACTCGGTTCTTAAACGTGATACAGAAATAACTTTGATTGATGTTCGCGAAAATTTCGATCGGAGAATTGGAGGAACAATATTTAAAAGCGTTGAGAAACAATTCCTCCATCGCTAAATACAAAAGGGAAAGATTTACGTTTATCTTATATTCTCTTTTTAATACGGGAAGATTGACGGATACTTTTTTGGATGTCAAAAAAGAATTCAAACCCTCGGGTAACTCTTTGATTTTATCCAGAACGTCCTTGGAAGAAATCACGGAAGGCAGAAAATCCTCATCGATCAAATTCAAAAGTTTTTCAAGACCGAGAAGCATGTTTTTGGTGATTCGGTTATTGGTGAGAAGAAGATCGAGAACCTCCTTATCCACCTTGTAGAAATTCCCGTCCTGAATTTTAACGGAGTCTATCATATCCAAAAGACTTGTCATCGCTCCGATCCCGCTTCCTTGAGAAAGGGAAGTTTTCAAACTGTGAATCGAAGTTTTTTCGAAGGATTCGCTGTCCGATTTACGGATCGTTTCTTTGTAGGTAAGCCATTCGAGCTGACTTCTGAGTTTTTGCCCTTCGATCTCCGCGAGATTCTCCTCCATGTTTTTGAGATAACAATAGTTCAGAGCCTTCTGAAGAACCTTGAGAAAAATTTCGGGATAAATCGGTTTGAGAATATAATCGAACACACCGAGTTTCATGATTTCAATGATCTTCTCGTTGCTGTCGATCGCGGTTTGGACAAGAACCACCGCGTTAGGATAAACCTCTCTGAGTTTTACGAGAAAGGAACGCCCGTCCATCACCGGCATCATCAGATCCAAAATAAAAAGCGAATATTTACGATCTTGAATGAGTTGCATGGCTTCGGCACCGTTAGCCGCAACCTCGTGTTTCACTCCGAGTTCGTCGCATAAACTTTCTAAAAGAATACTGTTCTCTTGTTTATCCTCGACGATCAGAATCGGATCGTTCGGAATTCTATGAAGAGTATTCTTCTTTTTCAGTTCGGTCTCCAAGATATATCTCCTTCTCAATCTCGATTAAAATCGATTTCAACTTATCTAAGGAAAACGGGTTCTGGATCGTGTAATCCGGGAAGAAAGGAAGCAGATCTTCCTGAAACGGAAGCGGGATATCCGCTGTTTCCAAAAGGACGAGATGTCTGAACTTAGGGTCCCCGTTCAATAAGGTTCTCAAGGATCTGACAACTGCCGTTTCTTCCAAGAGCAGACGTGTATCATATAGCAGTATTCTATGAGAATCGAGGCTTTTTTGTGAAATTTTGGAAAAATCTTTCACGGTACGAAGCGTAATGAACTCTTGCGAGTTATGTATGAAATATTTTTCAATCGCTCTATCGTAAATCCGATCCTGAATCGCGAGTAGAAGCGATAGAGACTTAAGTTCTTCGGGATATAACATTTCCTGCAAAGAAGGATTCGAAGTCGGATTTTGAGTCGAAGCCGACGGCAAGGATACGTCTATCTTCGATTCGGAAATGGAGAATGGAATGAATACGCTGAACTTGCTACCGCGTCCGGGTTCGCTTTCCACTTCGATGGAACCGTGATGTGCCTCCACGATTTTTTTTACGATGGGAAGTCCGAGCCCGCTTCCTTCATACGCGCCTCTGTCTTCTCCCTTTACTTGATAAAAGGTTTCGAAAATATTCGGAATCTCATCAGTAGGAATTCCGATTCCTGAATCTCGAACCGAAAGAAGAAATCGATCCTCCAATCTTTCCAGTCGGATTAATATTTCGCCGGAAGATTCGGTAAACTTAATCGCGTTCCCGAGCAGGTTGAGAATCACCTGTCGGATTCGTTTCGGATCCGCTTTGATTTCGAAGTCCGCTCCTTCGGGAAAAAATTCGAAAGTCATTCCGATCTTTTTTGTGATCGCTTGCCCGAGAATCATTTCAACCGAAGTGGAAGTCAGTTCTTTGAGATCGAAATCGGATTCGTTCAATACCAATTTACCGGCTTCGATTCTGGAAACGTCCAGAATATCGTTGATGATATTCAAAAGATGAACGCCCGAATGAAAGATAAGATCCTTATATTTGTTTTCTTTTTCCATATCATCGGGAAGTTGCATGAGTCTGGAAAACCCGATGATGGAATTGAGGGGAGTTCTCAGTTCGTGACTCATATTGGCCAAGAATTCGGATTTGGCTTTGTTGGCTTTTTCCGCCATTTCTTTTTGGAGATTCAACTCTTCGGTTCTTTGATCCACAAGAACTTCCAGCTTTTCCCTATGAACTTTCAATTCTTCTAATACGTTTTTTCTTTCCAAAAAAACGCTGATCAAATCGACGAATGTACGGATCGTAAAAATTTCCTCCTTCACGACCTCCGTCATTTTGAAATTTTCAAAACCCGCAAATCCGAACCATTCGTTCGAAACAAAAAGCGGAATCAAGGTTATGGAGCGGATTTCTCTTTGCGCAAAAAAGAGTTTTTCGTTTTCGGGAAATTCGCCGACGTTTCCCTGCAGATAACCGCCGGATGAAAAAATCTTTTTCCAACGCGAGTAATGATCCTTATACGAAACGACTTTCGTCATCGGAATTTTGGAAGTATCCAAGGAAGGATCGCTGACTTCCAGATAAAGTTCGGCGGAATTCGCGTTTTCGGAATTCTTAAACAGATACAATCTTTCCGAATCCACAAAGACCAAAAATTGTTCCATCGCGTATTTTAGAATTTTTAGTTCCACGGAAGAGGACAAAAGAATCTGCGTCGCAGAAGTGATTCCCATTTCCAAACGAAGACGTCTTGTTGCGGATTCTCCCTTTTTTACTTTTTCGGTGATGTCTCTTTGGATCGAGATAAAGTAAAGAACGGTTCCGCTTGCATCCCGTATCGCCGATACGTGCAACTCGACGTTGTATGGACTTCCGTCTTTTTTATAATTGACGGTTTCACCCGAAAAGTCCCTGCCTTGTGCAAGCGAACGTTTCAAATCTCCCAAAGCTTTTCGATTGGTAAGAGGACCTTGCAGAATACGGGGAGTTTGACCGATGAGTTCCGAACTTTGATAACCGGTCATCGCACAAAAAGCCGGATTTGCAAAGATGATCTTCGGACCGGGCGAATCCAAAATCGCATCGGTTACGAGAATCGAATCTGAAATTTGATTCACAAGAATTTCATAAAGTTCTTGAGAATGTTCAAAGTTTGTCGGATCGCGTTCCACGGCCCGAAAACATCCTCAATTTTATAAAAAGATCAATGATTTTATTATTTGAGAAACGGTTTATTCAATATTCGAAAAGTAAAAAGTTCTAAATTAGATTTTTGGAAAACTTCGTTCGATTTCGATTTTGAAAGAATTTAAAAAGAAAACGTTAAAAATCGGTAAAAAATTAATTTCCAAAGTCCCTCATTCCTTAAGGAATATGGAAAAGTATACGCATTTTCTATGTCGCCTAATCGGAACGTTTTGAACGATTGTTTAACTGAGCAGATTGCCTGGAAGTTTAAAATTCATGGAATCCTCTCTCGAACCGGGAAACAATTCCACTTCGGCGTTCGGATAAAACGTTTTCAATTTGGAGATGATCTCGTCCACAAGAACCTGAGGAGTGGAGGCTCCAGCAGTTAATCCTAATATTCTAATTTGATTATTTTGAATGTATTCTTTGGAAAGATCGTCCGCTCCGGTTACCTTAAAGGAATGCGGTTTCGATTTTTGAGCGAGTTGTAGAAGTCTGAGAGAATTGGAACTGTTGTCCGCTCCGATCACGAGCATCGCGTCTATTTCTTCCATCATCAGAGAGACGGCTTCCTGTCTTTCGGTGGTCGCATAACAAATATCGTCCTTTGCGGGATGTTCCACGAACGGAAACGTATTCGCAATCTGATCTACGACGCTTTTCGTATCGGCGACGGAAAGAGTGGTCTGCATCAAATAGGTGAGAGGTTTGTCCGGATCGATCTTGTCCTTGAGGGCGAGAACGTCTTCGGCGGATTCTACGAGAAACATCTCCGCTTCTCCCATGGTTCCGATCGCCTCGTCGTGTCCTTCGTGACCGATATAAATGATTTGATGAGTGTCCTTGATTCTGCGAGCCTTTCTGTGAACTCGAGTTACGAGCGGGCAGGTTGCATCCCCGATTTTCATTCCTCTTTTTTTCGCGGCGTCTACTACGGAAGGAGCCACTCCGTGCGCGGAGAAAACCACGGTCGCGCCGTCCGGAGCCTCGTCCAGATCGTTGATAAAAAGAATTCCTCGTTTTTTCATGTCTTCCACGACCCTGCGGTTGTGAACGATCTCCTTACGCACGTAAATCTGTTCCGCCGCGTTCGCCTGAACCTGTTCCACGTAAGAAATCGCATACTTCACGCCGGCGCAAAATCCTCTGGGGTTGGCTAAATAGATCTTCTCTAACATGATATCTCCGTCCGCTTGCCATTTTAGGAAACTCGGCTCAGCGAAGAATCAAAAAAATTCTCCCTTTCTTCTTAGATCGGATTGGGGACATAGAATCCGTTTCGGGGAAGAATATTTTATCTCTTCCGGATTCAAAAAAGTTCATTATCGGATTTTACGGACCAGTCGATGGATTCTTTGAAAAGGTCAAGGAAGACCTTTGAAAAATCATAACCCCCTTTTTAAGGGAATCGGATTCAAGGAGGAACCGAATGATTATCAACCATAATATCAGTGCCATTTTCGCGCACAGAACATTGAAGTTCAATAGCGAAAACATGGGAAAGGACATCGAGAAATTGTCCTCCGGGATGAGAATCAACCGCGCAGGTGATGACGCTTCCGGTCTTGCAGTGTCCGAAAAAATGAGAACTCAGATTCTGGGTCTCAGAAGAGCGGAAATGAACACTGAAGATGGTATGTCTCTGATTCAGACAACTGAAGGATATCTACAGGAAACTCATGAAATCGTTCAGAGAATCCGGGTTCTGGCAGTTCAGGCCGCTAACGGTATTTATACCGAAGAGGACAGACAACAGATCCAAGTGGAAGTTTCTCAGTTGGTGGACGAGATCGACCGTATCGCTTCCCAAGCGGAATTCAACAAGATGAAACTCCTTACCGGAGCTTTCGCTCGTTTGAACCCGACTGCGAGTATGTGGTTTCACATGGGTGCAAACATGCACCAAAGAGAAAGAGTTTACATTGAAACGATGAATACGGCGGCATTGGGTCTCAGAAACCCGACCGTTTTAACGTTTATCTCTCTTTCTACAGCCGGCAAGGCTAACTCGGTAATCGGATTGGCTGACGATGCGCTCCGTTCCATCTCTAAACAGAGAGCGGACTTGGGTGCGTATTACAACCGTCTGGAACACGCCGCTAAGGGTCTCATGAACGCTTATGAGAACATCCAAGCCGCGGAATCCAGAATCCGTGATACCGACATGGCTGAGCAAATGACCAGCTTTACGCGTTACCAGATCCTGACTCAGGCGGCGACCGCGATGCTGGCTCAGGCCAACATGAAACCGCAAACGGTTCTCCAGTTACTCAAGTAAACTGAAAGCACCGTTTCTTCCGGCTGAAAGACCTTAAATTTCAGCCGGAAGACTTAAGCAAAAGCCGGAAACGACGATATCTAAAATGGATTTATAATTCCCGTTATAAATCGCCGTACGACTCTGAAGCCCGAGTATTCCATGAGAATCTTCGGGCTTTTTTTTCTTCCATTGTGCGTTTCGTTTTCGTCCAATGGACAAGATGTCCGAGATGTCGCTTATCAAAAAGGGGAATGGGGTTGTCGTAATTTTTGCGATCGCACTCAATCTATTCTGTTCCTCCCTAAACGACGTTACGGGTGTTTGTCCGATGACAACTTCCGCGTTCGATGCGGATTCTTCGGCTTCTCCCTGCCATGGGGAGAATGGAGAATCTTCAAACGAATCCTCTTCTCCATGTTGTTCCCCTGAAATCGCTGATGGAATTTCTCAACCGGAGTTCAGGATCGAATCGGAAAGTTGGTTTCAGTTTCAGGTTTTTGCGGTTCTATTTTCACTTCCGATTGAGTTCGTTTTAGAACCGATCGCACAAATTTCCTTTTTCAATGCAGATTTCAGCTTTTACCGCCCGGATTCCAAAGATTCTCTTTCTATCCTTCAAGTTTTTCTAATCTAAACCCAATCCTTCCTTTTTCTTTTTAAATTTAAGGAGGGACCATGGGTTCTCTACCCATTCATTCTATTTTTATAATATTCTATTTTTATCTTTCAGTCGGTAATTTGTCCGTGTTCGCCGATCCTTCGCGGTTGCCTCAGTCGTCTTCGAACGGCAAACGTGTGGAAGAGGTTTTGAGCCTCATCGCGGAGGAACATCCGGAAGCGAAGTCGCTCGGACATCTTACACATTCGCATAAATCGCATACGGAGGCTTCCGGAATTCTTCCCGATCCTAAAATCGGAGTCGCCTACAGAAACTATCCGGCCCGCAACGGATACGCGTTAAACGACAGACAACTCGATACTCCTACGATGACCGGAGTTGAGTTTTCGGTTTCACAAGAACTTCCGTTTCCGGGTAAACTCGGTTCCGAACAAAAAATTTCCAAATTTATGGAACGAGAAGCGAGCCTAACGTATGTTTCCGGAATCAACCGAATTCTCTGGGATTTTTTATCCAAACTCAATCGTTATCAAAGATTGAAAAATAAGATGGAACTGAATCGGAGTACGATCGATCTTCTTTCCGCTCAGAAAAACGTAGCAATGGGGTATTATTCTTCGGGAAATATTTCCTTGGCGGAGGCGTTTAAACCCGCAATCGCAAAAACGGAATCCATAGAAAGAGAAACCGAATATACCACGAATCTCAAAGATATTTCTTCCCAGTTGAATTACTTTCAAATCCCCGATCGACTTTCTAAAAACGATCTTTCTTCTTTGGATTTGGATTCTTACTTTAAGGAAAACGAATCTAAAATTCTTTCGATTCAAAACTCGATCGAAAATTCCGCGACGGACAATCCGGACTATAGGGCGTTTCTAACCGAGGAAAAACGTCTGAAGGAATCCGCTCGTTTAAGTAAACTTTCGCTTCTTCCTCAAACCGAAGTTTTCGTTTCGTATATGAAACGAAGATCTCAAACCTTCGCGCTCGACCGAGGTCCCTTGGATTATCGTTTGATGGACACGACCGAATACAGAGGGGATCTTTTCAGTTTCGGCGTAACCATGAAGGTTCCGTTTTGGTCCGCCTTAAAATGGGGAAGCATCACGGGGCAGTATGAAAAACAAGCGGACGCAGGAAAAGAATCCGCCGAGAAAGCGAGAAAACAAATTGTTTCCGAACTGCAAAGAAACTTGGAACTGATCCAAGGTTTCGACAAACAACTCGAGATTCTTCAAAAACAATTGATCCCCGAATTGGAAAAAGCGGTTCGAGCCAATTCCAATTTGTATCTTCCGGGCAAAGCCAAATTGCAGGACGTTCTGATTGCACAAGTCGAAGTGGTCAACGCGAAGATTCGCAAAGAAGACCTCTACGAAAGAAAGAACGAATCCATTCTCAACATTCTCAGATTGCTCAGTCTTCTGTATCCGGAAAAAGAAACCGGTCCTCATCTCGAACACGATCACGAAGTTCGTAAGATTTCGAAGACTTCAGAATCCGCAAACTCGTCCATCTCATCCGAAATGAATTCGGGAGAATCCTTATGAAACGGAAAATTCTATTCTTAACCGCGTTAGTCGCTCTCCTTTCCGTTTTGGCTCTTTGTAAAAAAACCAAACAAATTTATTACTGCCCGATGCATCCTACGTATACGTCCGATCGTCCGGGAACATGCCCGATTTGTAATATGGATCTCGTTCCAAAAACGCACGAGAATCACGAAGAACATACAACGCCGGATTCTTCGCAAAGTTCTTCCGGTGGACCTGTAAATGGAAAATCGGAGCCGACATTCAAAACGAAGAATTCTCAGGAGATTCAACTTTCTCTCGAAAAACAACAATCGATCGGAATCCGGACGGAAACGGTTCAAAGAAGGGATTTGAATAAAAGAATTTCCGCATATTCTACGGTTGCATACGATCCCGAATTGTATACGGCGCTTACGGAGTATAAGGAACTTTTGCGCGCTCGAGAATTGTTATCCGATTCGTCCTCGTTTGCGGGTCAAAATCCGCAGATTCGTCTTAGACAACTCGGCCTTTCCACGGAACAAATCCGACTTTGGTCCTCGGGAAAAAGAGATCCTTCCGAATTGATCTTAGGCGGTAAGTCGGGAAGGGCTCATATCTATTCTCAAATTTACGAATCCGATCTCGCCGTAGTTCGTGTCGGTTTAAAAATTTCGTTCCGAACCAACGTGTATTCGGATGCGATCTTTTACGGGAGAATCGCGAGCATCGATACGATTCTGGATAAGAACAATCGAACCCTCCGACTCAGAAGCGAGGTCTACGACAAAAATCAAATTTTAAAACCACAGATGTTCGGAGATCTGGAAATCGATCTTCCTTTGAAAAAAGTTCTAAGCGTTCCATCCTCGGCGGTTCTCGATACGGGTATGCACAAGACAGTGTATGTGCAAACGGGACCGGACAATTTCATAGGAGTTCCGGTTAAGACGGGTGCGAGCGCGGGTTCTTGGATCGAAATCAAAGAAGGATTGCAAGAGGGAAAGAAAGTGGTCGTCGAATCGGCCTTTTTACTCGACTCGGAAGCCAAAATACGTTTCGGTTCCTCCGCCGAAGATCATAAACACTGAGGTCGACATTCATGATTCAGAATATCATTCGTTTTTCCGTATATAATAAATTTTTAATCATTCTTCTGACGTTTTTCGCGGTCGTTGTGTCGATCGTATCGCTTCGCAACATTCCATTGGACGCGATCCCGGATCTTTCGGATACGCAGGTGATCGTATATTCCAGATGGGATCGAAGCCCGGATATCTTGGAGGATCAGGTAACGTATCCGATCATCACTTCCTTGCTCGGAGCTCCGAAGATCAAAGCGGTTCGGGGTTTTTCCGATTTTGGATTTTCGTATGTGTATGTGATCTTTCAGGACGGGACGGATATCTATTGGGCGAGATCCCGAGTTTTGGAATATCTTTCCAGAATTCAATCCAATCTTCCCGCAGGCGTCAAAACCGAACTCGGTCCGGACGCGAGTTCCGTGGGTTGGGTATATCAATACGTTTTATCGGACACGAGCGGAAATTCGAATCTCGCCGATTTGCGAACCTATCAGGATTTTAAACTCAGATATTCCTTAAACGCGGTACCCGGGGTTTCCGAAGTCGCTTCGATCGGGGGATTCAAAAGACAGTATCAAATTACGATCCAACCAAACGCTTTAAGATCTTATAATATAGACTTTGAAACCCTCGTCCAAAGAATCCGAGCAAGCAACCAGGAAACGGGTGGAAGGCTTTTGGAAATTTCGGGAGCGGAGTATATGGTCCGAGGGCGCGGTTATCTTTCTTCGCTGACTGACATAGAAAATATCTCCTTGGGAACCGACTTAAACGGAACTCCGATTCTTTTAAAAAACGTCGCGAACGTAC
It encodes:
- a CDS encoding flagellin; the encoded protein is MIINHNISAIFAHRTLKFNSENMGKDIEKLSSGMRINRAGDDASGLAVSEKMRTQILGLRRAEMNTEDGMSLIQTTEGYLQETHEIVQRIRVLAVQAANGIYTEEDRQQIQVEVSQLVDEIDRIASQAEFNKMKLLTGAFARLNPTASMWFHMGANMHQRERVYIETMNTAALGLRNPTVLTFISLSTAGKANSVIGLADDALRSISKQRADLGAYYNRLEHAAKGLMNAYENIQAAESRIRDTDMAEQMTSFTRYQILTQAATAMLAQANMKPQTVLQLLK
- a CDS encoding efflux RND transporter periplasmic adaptor subunit; the protein is MKRKILFLTALVALLSVLALCKKTKQIYYCPMHPTYTSDRPGTCPICNMDLVPKTHENHEEHTTPDSSQSSSGGPVNGKSEPTFKTKNSQEIQLSLEKQQSIGIRTETVQRRDLNKRISAYSTVAYDPELYTALTEYKELLRARELLSDSSSFAGQNPQIRLRQLGLSTEQIRLWSSGKRDPSELILGGKSGRAHIYSQIYESDLAVVRVGLKISFRTNVYSDAIFYGRIASIDTILDKNNRTLRLRSEVYDKNQILKPQMFGDLEIDLPLKKVLSVPSSAVLDTGMHKTVYVQTGPDNFIGVPVKTGASAGSWIEIKEGLQEGKKVVVESAFLLDSEAKIRFGSSAEDHKH
- a CDS encoding response regulator, producing the protein METELKKKNTLHRIPNDPILIVEDKQENSILLESLCDELGVKHEVAANGAEAMQLIQDRKYSLFILDLMMPVMDGRSFLVKLREVYPNAVVLVQTAIDSNEKIIEIMKLGVFDYILKPIYPEIFLKVLQKALNYCYLKNMEENLAEIEGQKLRSQLEWLTYKETIRKSDSESFEKTSIHSLKTSLSQGSGIGAMTSLLDMIDSVKIQDGNFYKVDKEVLDLLLTNNRITKNMLLGLEKLLNLIDEDFLPSVISSKDVLDKIKELPEGLNSFLTSKKVSVNLPVLKREYKINVNLSLLYLAMEELFLNAFKYCSSNSPIEIFANINQSYFCITFKNRVDVKPYGGIPEKFEQLVIQPFFRIYPPVENVSHLEKFGLGLGLTAVDHIVRKHHGLFFIHNANDHTSEDVSLCVLAEIFIPLV
- a CDS encoding chemotaxis protein CheA — protein: MDLSEVRDTFISESEELLSSMESNLLILEKDSKNTEGIHSVFRTIHTIKGTSGMFGYEPIETFTHDVETLLDRIRSGKQNLTKEGIEFLFLACDHIRHLVGIVGDTLVLDSKTSHRQAELIQLVKKLLSETSAQETQATSHSGKNGESKNNATSSEFDLTSTSSYWQITLIPNPHLYESGMDPYTFIKYLSQSGKIRHLFVYPDSIPDWESFNPELSYLGFEISYESSSDGNEIHSTFQFLKEGSYLKILPPQSSLRLFAENCDDFPLGKEVYLNALEIQKALTEEELLKLRNKSDVPDSRESSSSSIESNPSSSGSSSLTENGKESEALKMQTKTLRVDSSKIDTLIALVGELITQEANLSRRIGDTEDTQLIESSESLYRLVSEIREFALSLRMVPIADLFEKYKRVVRDLSKELNKQVELEIIGGETELDRSVIEKIADPIVHILRNALDHGIETSEERIRKGKPATGKLQIQASHGTGSILIVIQDDGKGLDAEKIVDKAISKGLITRDQNLSESEIYSLIFQPGFSTAEQVTNLSGRGVGMDVVLRNIESLRGTVQIQTIKDQGSSFQIRLPLTLAIIDGFLVKASGLYFIVPMQMVRETVESKVVLNGSSSGTMNLRGELLPVLHLSEFLVLERSVFEKENILILEYEDKSFGIVVNDLQGEVQSVIRPMAEVFKNIKCFSGTSILGSGEIAFILDVPGLYNSIRDQEQNKNREFAAKTS
- the ispH gene encoding 4-hydroxy-3-methylbut-2-enyl diphosphate reductase; the protein is MLEKIYLANPRGFCAGVKYAISYVEQVQANAAEQIYVRKEIVHNRRVVEDMKKRGILFINDLDEAPDGATVVFSAHGVAPSVVDAAKKRGMKIGDATCPLVTRVHRKARRIKDTHQIIYIGHEGHDEAIGTMGEAEMFLVESAEDVLALKDKIDPDKPLTYLMQTTLSVADTKSVVDQIANTFPFVEHPAKDDICYATTERQEAVSLMMEEIDAMLVIGADNSSNSLRLLQLAQKSKPHSFKVTGADDLSKEYIQNNQIRILGLTAGASTPQVLVDEIISKLKTFYPNAEVELFPGSREDSMNFKLPGNLLS
- a CDS encoding response regulator — its product is MKRILIVDDSAVFRKILNLHLSNSNFDILEAVDGQDGLDKLQGDKVDLIVSDMNMPNMDGITFVKEIKKDPKNKFTPIIMLTTESQEEVKTEGMAAGARAWLTKPFSPEELVQTIHKLLP
- a CDS encoding TolC family protein translates to MGSLPIHSIFIIFYFYLSVGNLSVFADPSRLPQSSSNGKRVEEVLSLIAEEHPEAKSLGHLTHSHKSHTEASGILPDPKIGVAYRNYPARNGYALNDRQLDTPTMTGVEFSVSQELPFPGKLGSEQKISKFMEREASLTYVSGINRILWDFLSKLNRYQRLKNKMELNRSTIDLLSAQKNVAMGYYSSGNISLAEAFKPAIAKTESIERETEYTTNLKDISSQLNYFQIPDRLSKNDLSSLDLDSYFKENESKILSIQNSIENSATDNPDYRAFLTEEKRLKESARLSKLSLLPQTEVFVSYMKRRSQTFALDRGPLDYRLMDTTEYRGDLFSFGVTMKVPFWSALKWGSITGQYEKQADAGKESAEKARKQIVSELQRNLELIQGFDKQLEILQKQLIPELEKAVRANSNLYLPGKAKLQDVLIAQVEVVNAKIRKEDLYERKNESILNILRLLSLLYPEKETGPHLEHDHEVRKISKTSESANSSISSEMNSGESL
- a CDS encoding STAS domain-containing protein, whose protein sequence is MSFSLYTNPEIYKTKDSQSSGLKVTVEGELTIYEASEFKEKLDGVMKDSPVFLEIDLWKIAKMDTSCLQILLALKKEAKRKDASVRFVNHSHSVLRLIDLFGLTGFLRDKIKVSKEERGEFSFQYGMNKD